Part of the Streptomyces sp. f51 genome is shown below.
ACATCCCCGTCGCCCCGCCCCTGGGCGTGGGGGCGGGTCTGCCGGTCGAGACGGCGGAACTCCGGCTGGCCGCCGACAGCCGCCTGGTCCTCTACACCGACGGCCTGGTCGAGGCCCGCGGACGTGACATCGACGTCGGGCTCGGCATGCTCAGGGAGGCGCTCGCCGGGACGGACGGAGCCACCCCGGACGACACCTGCCAGGTGGTGCTCGACGCGATGCTGCGCACCGGGTCGAGCGACGACGTCGCCCTGCTCGTCGCACGCACCCGGCTGCTCGACCCGGACCAGGTCGAGGAGTGGGAGGTGCCCGACGACCCCGCGGCCGTCCCCCGGATCCGCGCGGAGGCCACCCGCAGACTGGAGGCGTGGGGGCTCGGCGAGGCCGCGTTCACGACCGAGCTGATCCTCAGCGAACTGGTCACGAACGCCATCCGGTACGGAGGCAGCCCCATCACCCTGCGGCTGCTCCACGACCGCGACAGCCTGATCTGCGAGGTCGGCGACGGCACCAGCACCTCCCCGCACCTGCGCCGCGCGACCCTCACGGACGAAGGCGGGCGTGGTCTGTTCCTCGTCGCGCAGATGTCCCGCCGCTGGGGGACCCGGTACACCGACCGAGGCAAGATCATCTGGGCCGAGCAGGCGCTCGACGCCGGAGCCGCCGGTGACCTGGGCGCCCTGCTGATGGCGGACCTGTGAAGGGGGAGGGAGCCTGACCGCCTCGGCGGGAGCGGTGGCCCGGAGCGCTCAGGAGACGACCTTGAAGTACGGGATCTTGTCCGGGTCCTGGCCGAAGGCGGCACCGAGATAGACGACCGACAGCTTGGCGAGGGTCCCGTCGTCGATCAGCTGCTTGATGACGCGGTCCAGCTCCTTCTTGTTCGGCGTCCCCAACGGGTACAGGGCTCCGTACCCCTGGTCGGTCCGGTACTGGCCCACGAGCCGCACCCGGCCCGCCCGCTTCTGGGGATACGCGAGGAGGATCGTCGTGTCGTGGACCACCGCGTCGATCCGGCCCTTCTCCAGCGCCGTGACCATGTCCGGGTCGTTGGGGAAGGCGGTGACGGGCTTGGTCGGCTTGAGGCGGTTCTTGACGAACGCCTCGCCCGTGGTGCCCTCCGCCACTCCGATGCGGACGTCACGGATGTTGTTCCCGTTGATCTTCTCGTCGTCCCTGATCAGCACGCCCAGGGTCGAGTCGAGGTAGGGCGGGGAGAACTCGGCGACCTTGCTGCGTTCCGGGGTGATCGTGATCTGCGCCAGGGCCAGGTCGAAGTTCTTGGTCTTCCCGGACACGACCACCGGGAAGGGAGCGTTCTCCACCTTCACCCGGTTGAGTCCGGACCGGTAGGCGATGTTGGCGGCCATGCAGTACTCGTAGCCGCTCTTGACGGTGGCCGGCGTCTTGCCGTTCCACCAGCCGGGTGCGGGCAGGGTCGTCTTCACCGTGAGGACGCCAGGGGTCCTGGGCGACAGATGGAACTGCCCGTAGTGTCCCGTGACCTGACAGTCCCCGTACTGGGCCTTCGACGACTCGGACTCGCCCTTGTCACAAGCCGATGTCGTGACGATGAGCGCCACGCCGGCAGCCAGGGAGACGATCGCTGCCGCGGCGCGCATCATTGCACCTCCGGTGGGGGCATCCTCCTTGAGCCACCATAAATCACCCCGAACCGTACGACCGCCGGAGCCACGGGGAGGAGTGGCCTGTCCGGCGGCCGCGGTACGACGTGCGACGGTGCCGGCGGGGCGGCCGGACGAGCGGGTCGGACCCGGCTCGGAGGCTCGGGTCTACCGTGGAGCGGGCGCGGAGGGCCGGCCGCCGTCGGGCAGCCGAAGCCGCTTCAGGGCGAGGGCGTTGACGGCGACGACGAAGCTGGAGCCGGACATGGCCAGCGCGGCGATCTCCGGCCGCAGGACGAAACCGAAGGCCGGTTCGAACACGCCCGCGGCGATCGGCAGCGCCAGCGCGTTGTAGCCGATGGCCCAACCGAGGTTCTGCCGCATCGTGCGCAGGGTGCCGCGACCGATGCGCAGGGCGGTGGGCACGTCCAGCGGGTCGGAGCGCATCAGGACCAGGTCCGCCGTCTCGATGGCGACGTCGGTGCCCGCGCCGATCGCGATGCCGAGGTCGGCCCGCGCGAGCGCCGGAGCATCGTTCACACCGTCGCCCACCATGGCCACCTCGCGGCCACCGGCCTGTAGTTCCGCCACCTTCGCCGCTTTGTCCCCGGGCAGGACGTCGGCGACGACCGTGTCGACACCGAGCTGCCCGGCGATCCGCTCTGCGGTCGCACGGTTGTCGCCGGTGAGCATGACGACCTCGACACCGAGCGCGTGCAGTTCGCGGACCGCGGCCCCCGATGTCTCCCTCGGCGCGTCGGCGATGCCGATGAGTCCGGCCGCGCGGCCGTCGACCGCCGCGATCACGACCGTACGACCCGTGGTGGCCAGCCCCTCCCGGTCCCGGGCCAGTTCCGCGAGGTCGACGCCCTCACGCTCGGCCAGCCGGCGGTTGCCGACCACGACCCGGTGGCCCGACACCCGGGCGATCGCTCCCTGGCCGGGCACGTTCTCGAAGTCCACCGCCCGCTCGCCCGCGAAGCCCCTGGCCTCGGCGTACCGTACGACGGCCCGGGCGAGCGGGTGCTCGGACTCCCGCTCCACGGCGGCCACCAGCCGCAGGAGATCCTCCTCGGTCGTACGGGCGTCCGTGAGGACGTCGGTGACCTCCGGCTCGCCCCTGGTGAGCGTGCCCGTCTTGTCCATGACGACGGTCCGCACACGGGCCGAGTTCTCCAGGCCCAGGGCGTTCTTGAACAGCACGCCCCGCTGCGCGCCGAGACCGGTTCCCACCATGATCGCGGTGGGCGTGGCGAGCCCGAGCGCGTCCGGACAGGTGATCACGACGACGGTGATCGCGAACAGCATGGCGTCGCCGAACGAGCGGCCCGCGATCAGCCATACGGTCAGCGTCACGGCGCCGCCGATCAGGGCGACGAGGACCAGCCAGAACGCCGCGCGGTCGGCCAGCCGCTGCCCTGGGGCCTTGGAGTTCTGTGCCTGCTGGACGAGTTGCACGATCTGGGCGAGAGCGGTGTCGGAGCCGACTTTCGTCGCCCGGACCCGCAGGGTGCCGTTCGCGTTGATCGTGGCGCCGACGACCGATGAGCCCGGTTCCTTGTGCACGGGCAGGCTCTCGCCCGTGACCATCGACTCGTCGATCTCGCTGGTGCCCTCCTCGACCGTACCGTCCGCGGCGATCCTCGCTCCGGGGCGGACCAGCAGCAGGTCACCGACCACGATCTCGGCGGTGGGCACCTCGACGGGTTCGCCGTCGCGCAGGACGAGCGCCTTGGGCGGGGCGAGGTCGAGCAGGGTGCGGATGGCGTCGTTGGCGCCGCCGCGGGCCCGCATCTCGAACCAGTGGCCCAGCAGGACGAACGAGGCCAGCACGGTGACCGCCTCGTAGAAGACGTCGCCGCCTCCGGTGAGGGTGACGACCAGCGAGTACAGCCAGCCCGAGCCCACCGCCACGGCCACCAGCACCATCATGTCGAGGGTGCGGGCGCGCAGGGCCCGCCAGGCACCGGCGAAGAAGATCGTGCAGGAGTGGAGGATCACCGGCAGGCTCAGCAGCAGCGCCCACACGTCCTCGCGCAGTCCGAAG
Proteins encoded:
- a CDS encoding ABC transporter substrate-binding protein; translation: MRAAAAIVSLAAGVALIVTTSACDKGESESSKAQYGDCQVTGHYGQFHLSPRTPGVLTVKTTLPAPGWWNGKTPATVKSGYEYCMAANIAYRSGLNRVKVENAPFPVVVSGKTKNFDLALAQITITPERSKVAEFSPPYLDSTLGVLIRDDEKINGNNIRDVRIGVAEGTTGEAFVKNRLKPTKPVTAFPNDPDMVTALEKGRIDAVVHDTTILLAYPQKRAGRVRLVGQYRTDQGYGALYPLGTPNKKELDRVIKQLIDDGTLAKLSVVYLGAAFGQDPDKIPYFKVVS
- a CDS encoding heavy metal translocating P-type ATPase codes for the protein MDDQETEHGGRAEASTDLGTVVLDVRGLRWASQQSTVTGVLGRRPGVLDVETNPVAQTATVVYDPGRTSLAELRHWVTECGYHCAGRSVPSHLCDPMAEPGPPAPSPDETGGHDGHDGMSMAGMVADLRNRFLVAALFSVPILLWSPIGRDVLHLDLPVPFGLREDVWALLLSLPVILHSCTIFFAGAWRALRARTLDMMVLVAVAVGSGWLYSLVVTLTGGGDVFYEAVTVLASFVLLGHWFEMRARGGANDAIRTLLDLAPPKALVLRDGEPVEVPTAEIVVGDLLLVRPGARIAADGTVEEGTSEIDESMVTGESLPVHKEPGSSVVGATINANGTLRVRATKVGSDTALAQIVQLVQQAQNSKAPGQRLADRAAFWLVLVALIGGAVTLTVWLIAGRSFGDAMLFAITVVVITCPDALGLATPTAIMVGTGLGAQRGVLFKNALGLENSARVRTVVMDKTGTLTRGEPEVTDVLTDARTTEEDLLRLVAAVERESEHPLARAVVRYAEARGFAGERAVDFENVPGQGAIARVSGHRVVVGNRRLAEREGVDLAELARDREGLATTGRTVVIAAVDGRAAGLIGIADAPRETSGAAVRELHALGVEVVMLTGDNRATAERIAGQLGVDTVVADVLPGDKAAKVAELQAGGREVAMVGDGVNDAPALARADLGIAIGAGTDVAIETADLVLMRSDPLDVPTALRIGRGTLRTMRQNLGWAIGYNALALPIAAGVFEPAFGFVLRPEIAALAMSGSSFVVAVNALALKRLRLPDGGRPSAPAPR